One genomic region from Methanonatronarchaeum thermophilum encodes:
- a CDS encoding homoserine kinase — translation MEVIDIDRITVKAPATVANMGPGYDVFGLAVRRPFDRVTVKKSSETEITINGVGSGDIPTDPEHNTAGVVAQKMLPDQSVHIELHKGIPPGSGLGSSAASAAATAVAINKLFNLNHTTNELINIAAQGEEVAAGETHSDNVGPAITGGFCTIKPNNNQINQITPKPFKITLVIPEHTSKTREARKQIPRKITLNQAKQNIYHASLITQGIIEGDIEKIGQGMHDTIAEPIRAKTIPGYKNAKKQALKTGAHGCTISGSGPTTIAVGPNPKKIGKQIQKAYKQKNINSKLIITKPGKGTQTLKTKT, via the coding sequence TTGGAGGTAATTGATATAGATAGAATTACTGTGAAGGCTCCGGCAACTGTTGCTAATATGGGGCCTGGATATGATGTTTTTGGGCTTGCGGTTAGAAGACCATTTGATAGAGTTACGGTTAAGAAATCGAGTGAGACTGAGATAACTATAAACGGTGTGGGTAGTGGAGATATACCAACGGATCCAGAACATAATACAGCTGGTGTTGTGGCTCAAAAGATGCTTCCGGATCAATCGGTACATATAGAGCTGCATAAGGGGATTCCACCTGGCAGTGGGTTAGGAAGTAGTGCTGCAAGCGCAGCAGCAACAGCAGTAGCAATAAACAAACTGTTCAATCTAAACCACACAACAAACGAATTGATAAATATAGCGGCACAAGGGGAAGAAGTAGCCGCTGGAGAAACCCATTCAGACAACGTAGGACCCGCAATAACTGGAGGATTCTGCACAATAAAACCAAACAACAACCAAATCAACCAAATAACCCCAAAACCCTTCAAAATAACCCTCGTAATCCCAGAACACACAAGCAAAACAAGAGAAGCAAGAAAACAAATTCCCCGAAAAATCACATTAAACCAAGCAAAACAAAACATCTACCACGCATCACTAATCACACAAGGAATTATTGAAGGAGACATCGAAAAAATCGGACAAGGAATGCACGATACAATTGCAGAACCAATAAGGGCCAAAACAATACCAGGCTATAAAAACGCCAAAAAACAAGCTCTCAAAACAGGAGCCCACGGATGCACAATAAGCGGATCAGGCCCAACAACAATAGCAGTAGGACCAAACCCCAAAAAAATAGGAAAACAAATCCAA
- a CDS encoding DUF373 family protein has product MKTLILCIDRDNDIGLKAGVDGPIVGEEANLEAAQKLAINDPEDSDINSVYAGVKTARDLKKQGEDVVLATVTGSENLGIESDNEVARQLDEILENHPIERAIVITDGAEDENVMPIVESRVKVNSVKRVVVKQSQNLETTYYLLKRFMEDPRFMQTFFIPIGLALVAYSIFTFLGHSELAISGIFIVLGLYMIFKAIGGEEYIYRIAYELKESLLSGNISFVTYTASFIILLIGGMQAYLTYLEIEQTSNLVMTAHILTSSIWWIIAAAIMGLLGKLFDSYIKKSKHVWRYTVLPFLTIATGLIIWGGSAYVLSISEGATTTAYQVLAFSIIGGLTIAFLGIMVVRYAKKIKQSLKMET; this is encoded by the coding sequence ATGAAGACTCTTATACTCTGTATAGATCGTGATAATGATATTGGGTTGAAAGCAGGAGTAGATGGCCCTATCGTTGGGGAGGAAGCTAACCTAGAAGCTGCTCAGAAACTTGCTATAAACGATCCAGAAGATTCTGATATAAACTCGGTGTATGCAGGAGTGAAAACAGCTAGAGACCTAAAAAAACAGGGAGAAGATGTTGTTTTAGCAACAGTAACCGGTTCAGAAAACCTTGGAATAGAATCGGATAACGAAGTCGCCAGACAACTTGACGAAATACTAGAAAACCACCCAATAGAAAGAGCAATCGTCATCACAGATGGAGCCGAAGACGAAAACGTAATGCCAATCGTAGAATCAAGAGTAAAAGTAAACTCAGTCAAAAGAGTCGTAGTAAAACAAAGCCAAAACCTCGAAACAACATACTACCTACTCAAAAGATTCATGGAAGACCCCAGATTCATGCAAACATTCTTCATACCAATAGGCCTAGCATTAGTCGCATACTCAATATTCACATTCCTCGGCCACTCCGAACTCGCCATCAGCGGCATATTCATCGTACTAGGACTATACATGATATTCAAAGCAATAGGCGGAGAAGAATACATCTACAGAATCGCATACGAACTAAAAGAATCACTACTAAGCGGAAACATATCATTCGTAACCTACACAGCCTCATTCATAATACTACTAATAGGAGGAATGCAAGCATACCTAACATACCTAGAAATCGAACAAACATCCAACCTAGTAATGACCGCACACATACTAACCTCAAGCATATGGTGGATAATAGCCGCAGCTATAATGGGCCTACTCGGAAAACTATTCGACAGCTACATAAAAAAATCAAAACACGTATGGAGATACACAGTACTACCCTTCCTCACAATAGCAACAGGCCTAATAATATGGGGAGGAAGCGCCTACGTACTAAGCATATCAGAAGGCGCAACAACAACAGCATACCAAGTACTAGCATTCTCAATAATCGGAGGCCTAACAATAGCATTCCTAGGAATAATGGTAGTCAGATACGCCAAAAAAATCAAACAATCACTCAAAATGGAAACATAA
- a CDS encoding DNA topoisomerase IV subunit A: MTNKNDQDIKKILQIAHQFHNQFENKQIPEIKIPTRTKNNIELDEKHQVWKYGDNKSTRSAKTIRGAYRLLKMLYTIDFFKTQLEQQRSSTLRELYYISENWKNAKFKQQSESDKLIEDLEIVTNMKREDFHIRPEEDGATIIGPLTIEEKTKRGTRKIHCQYDVGEGGYQIPNNPDNVKFKNHNADFVIAIETGGMRDRLIENGFDEKYNAIVVHLKGQPARSTRRIIKRLNTELNLPITVFTDADPWSYRIFSSVAYGSIKSAHLSEYMATPNAKFIGVCPTDIVEHELPTDTLNEQDKKALESELTDPRFNTPFWKNEIKLQLELEKKSEQQSLAKYGLDYVTKTYLPEKLKQKNII, from the coding sequence ATGACCAATAAAAACGACCAAGACATAAAAAAAATACTCCAAATCGCACACCAATTCCACAACCAATTCGAAAACAAACAAATACCAGAAATAAAAATACCAACAAGAACCAAAAACAACATCGAACTCGACGAAAAACACCAGGTCTGGAAATACGGAGACAACAAAAGCACCAGATCCGCAAAAACAATACGAGGAGCCTACCGCCTACTAAAAATGCTATACACAATAGACTTCTTCAAAACCCAACTAGAACAACAACGCTCCTCAACCCTCCGAGAACTATACTACATAAGCGAAAACTGGAAAAACGCCAAATTCAAACAACAAAGCGAATCAGACAAACTCATCGAAGACCTCGAAATCGTAACCAACATGAAAAGAGAAGACTTCCACATACGACCCGAAGAAGACGGAGCAACAATCATAGGACCACTAACAATAGAAGAAAAAACAAAAAGAGGAACCAGAAAAATCCACTGCCAATACGACGTAGGAGAAGGAGGATACCAAATCCCCAACAACCCCGACAACGTAAAATTCAAAAACCACAACGCAGACTTCGTAATAGCCATAGAAACCGGCGGAATGAGAGACCGACTAATAGAAAACGGATTCGACGAAAAATACAACGCAATAGTAGTACACCTAAAAGGCCAGCCAGCACGCTCCACCAGACGAATAATAAAACGCCTAAACACAGAACTCAACCTACCAATAACAGTATTCACAGACGCAGACCCATGGAGCTACCGAATATTCTCAAGCGTAGCATACGGCTCAATAAAAAGCGCCCACCTATCAGAATACATGGCAACACCAAACGCAAAATTCATAGGAGTATGCCCAACCGACATAGTAGAACACGAACTACCAACAGACACACTAAACGAACAAGACAAAAAAGCCCTAGAAAGCGAACTAACCGACCCCCGATTCAACACACCATTCTGGAAAAACGAAATCAAACTCCAACTAGAACTCGAAAAAAAATCAGAACAACAATCACTAGCAAAATACGGCCTCGACTACGTAACAAAAACATACCTACCAGAAAAACTCAAACAAAAAAACATAATCTAA
- a CDS encoding DNA topoisomerase VI subunit B, which translates to MEDPIAESLAESQKEISVAEFFERNRQMLGFDSSARSLITCVKEGVDNSLDACEEAGYLPDLYIEITEKNDEYKVVIEDNGPGVIKKQIPKIFGKLLYGSRFHKFVQSRGQQGIGISAAVLYGQLTTGKSARIISKISPDDPAHLYEININTDTNEPEITRDEVVDWTRPHGTRIEIHLTGMYVKGRRQSIYNYLKTTGIANPHARITFVEPGEKRTVFERAVNELPPKPKEIKPHPAGIELGTLLKMMRKTESRQLNAFLKNEFTRVGKTTAQEICETANLKPQAEIKKMGRKEAKKLINAFKQVNLISPPTDCLSPMGRDRIEKGLSKEYPEAEYITATTRSASVYSGNPFIVETGIAYGIQKPEEEKIDLLRLANRVPLLYQRGGCVTTKAIKDIDWRRYELNQSGGTGIPKGPAVIMIHVASTNVPFTSESKDAIANVEQIRNEVERAVRETARNLKKYLKRQKRISQRKSKRNVIQKIIPDMAQKLQKITGKQTKNTEQVIAKINNNFLVTTNITKNQNHHTATINLENHDRTKKEIQINLPLTDQLIEAKPKPKKQISEDHITLQWNRQLSSGEKDKLKLKIKTPKNQKPNIKPQITGIPKEILTITQTGENQNDQ; encoded by the coding sequence ATGGAGGATCCTATTGCTGAATCGCTCGCGGAGAGCCAGAAAGAGATAAGTGTAGCTGAGTTTTTCGAACGAAACCGACAGATGCTTGGATTTGATTCAAGCGCCCGCAGCCTGATAACCTGTGTGAAAGAAGGGGTTGACAACAGTCTAGATGCGTGTGAGGAAGCAGGATACCTCCCAGACCTATATATAGAGATAACTGAAAAAAACGATGAATACAAAGTAGTGATAGAAGACAATGGCCCGGGAGTCATAAAAAAACAGATACCCAAAATATTCGGAAAACTCCTATACGGCTCCAGATTCCATAAATTTGTCCAGTCACGAGGCCAACAAGGTATCGGTATCTCAGCCGCCGTCCTATACGGCCAACTAACAACCGGTAAAAGCGCCCGCATAATCTCAAAAATATCTCCAGACGACCCAGCCCACCTCTACGAAATAAACATCAACACAGATACAAACGAACCTGAGATAACACGTGACGAAGTCGTAGACTGGACCCGGCCACATGGAACAAGAATAGAAATACACCTAACAGGAATGTATGTCAAAGGACGGAGACAATCCATATACAACTACCTAAAAACCACCGGCATCGCAAACCCACACGCCCGAATAACATTTGTAGAGCCCGGTGAAAAAAGAACAGTCTTCGAAAGAGCCGTAAACGAACTACCACCCAAACCAAAAGAAATCAAACCCCATCCAGCCGGAATCGAACTAGGAACCCTCCTAAAAATGATGCGAAAAACCGAGTCCCGACAACTAAACGCATTCCTCAAAAACGAGTTCACCAGAGTCGGTAAAACCACAGCCCAAGAAATCTGTGAAACAGCCAACCTAAAACCCCAAGCCGAAATAAAAAAAATGGGTCGAAAAGAAGCAAAAAAACTAATCAACGCATTCAAACAAGTCAACCTAATATCACCACCCACCGACTGCCTAAGCCCAATGGGCAGAGACCGCATCGAAAAAGGCCTATCAAAAGAATACCCAGAAGCCGAATACATAACCGCAACCACAAGATCAGCAAGCGTATACTCAGGAAACCCATTCATAGTAGAAACCGGAATCGCCTACGGCATCCAAAAACCAGAAGAAGAAAAAATAGACCTACTACGACTCGCAAACCGAGTACCCCTACTATACCAAAGAGGCGGATGCGTAACAACAAAAGCAATCAAAGACATCGACTGGCGAAGATACGAACTCAACCAATCAGGCGGAACAGGCATACCAAAAGGCCCAGCAGTAATAATGATCCACGTAGCAAGTACAAACGTACCATTCACAAGCGAAAGCAAAGACGCAATCGCAAACGTAGAACAAATAAGAAACGAAGTCGAAAGAGCAGTAAGAGAAACCGCAAGAAACCTCAAAAAATACCTAAAACGACAAAAACGAATCTCACAAAGAAAAAGCAAAAGAAACGTAATACAAAAAATAATACCCGACATGGCCCAAAAACTACAAAAAATAACAGGCAAACAAACCAAAAACACAGAACAAGTAATAGCCAAAATCAACAACAACTTCCTCGTAACAACAAACATAACAAAAAACCAAAACCACCACACAGCAACAATCAACCTAGAAAACCACGACAGAACAAAAAAAGAAATCCAAATAAACCTACCCCTAACAGACCAACTAATCGAAGCAAAACCAAAACCAAAAAAACAGATATCAGAAGACCACATCACACTACAATGGAACCGACAACTATCATCAGGAGAAAAAGACAAACTAAAACTAAAAATAAAAACACCAAAAAACCAAAAACCCAACATAAAACCCCAAATAACCGGCATACCAAAAGAAATACTAACAATAACACAAACAGGAGAAAACCAAAATGACCAATAA
- the gyrA gene encoding DNA gyrase subunit A gives MNPSEARRVEDVQIQSKMKEAYLDYSMSVIVGRALPDVRDGLKPVHRRILYAMHDMGLRHNKPYKKSARVVGDVLGKYHPHGDTAVYDAMVRMAQDFSLRYRLVDGQGNYGSLDGDSAAAMRYTEARLTEQAEEMLEDLDKETVDWKDNFDGSMKEPAVLPAKLPNLLVNGASGIAVGMATNIPPHNLTEVIDAAIHLIDNPKAEITDLMDYVEGPDFPTAGEIIGREGIYQAYKTGRGKITVRGKTRIDEDQNQIIIDSIPYQVKKSKIVEQIAELVKEDKIQGISDLRDESDREGLRVVIELKRDANPEVVQNRIYKSTTLETTFGINNLSIVDNEPEVLSLKEMLQHYIDHRTNVVKRRTQYLLKGDEKRLHIVKGLTHAVENIDTVLELLQSSEGRKDAMQKLQTQYNLTEKQTKAILNMRLQRLTKLEKESLKKEHKSLKKSIEQYKNLLSKRQNLLDRVKKELVELKENHGDTRKTQIKDGMESIQEIDLIPKKQVTIFLTEQGYIKRTPLSEYRIQNRSGTGIIGTDLKQTDQLRQITTASTHDMLLLFTNQGNVYWLETYRIPEYSRRSRGKPIVNLLQLDKNEKITTIIPTNNLEKNIDLLFTTKQGYIKRTPLKKYSNPRKTGIIAIDLKPNDQLIDVKKLEKNQKIIIATKNGQLTKFNETEVRPTGRNTMGVIGMRLEQNDEVIGATTTTNNQHILTVSENGYGKLTPTKKYRQTHRGSKGVITLKTNKRNGKVKKIEAVNKNQYLMLATQKGMTIRIPITDISIQSRNTQGVKLMQTKNDKITDIQPTQN, from the coding sequence AAATACAAAGCAAGATGAAAGAAGCCTACCTAGACTACTCGATGAGCGTCATAGTAGGTCGAGCACTACCCGACGTCCGAGACGGATTAAAACCAGTACACCGCCGCATACTATACGCAATGCACGACATGGGTCTAAGACACAACAAGCCATACAAAAAAAGCGCTAGAGTAGTCGGAGACGTCCTAGGTAAATACCATCCACACGGCGACACAGCCGTATACGACGCAATGGTCAGAATGGCCCAAGACTTCTCACTAAGATACAGATTGGTAGACGGCCAAGGAAACTATGGATCACTCGACGGAGACTCCGCAGCAGCAATGCGATACACAGAAGCAAGATTAACCGAACAAGCCGAAGAGATGCTGGAAGACCTCGACAAAGAAACCGTAGACTGGAAAGACAACTTCGACGGCTCAATGAAAGAACCCGCAGTACTACCAGCAAAACTACCAAACCTACTCGTAAACGGCGCATCCGGAATAGCAGTAGGAATGGCAACAAACATACCACCACACAACCTAACCGAAGTCATAGACGCAGCCATACACCTAATCGACAACCCAAAAGCAGAAATAACAGACCTAATGGATTACGTCGAAGGACCCGACTTCCCAACAGCCGGAGAAATCATCGGAAGAGAAGGAATCTACCAAGCATACAAAACCGGTAGAGGAAAAATAACCGTCCGAGGCAAAACCAGAATCGACGAAGACCAAAATCAGATCATAATAGACAGCATCCCATACCAAGTCAAAAAATCCAAAATCGTAGAACAAATAGCCGAACTCGTAAAAGAAGACAAAATACAAGGCATATCCGACCTACGAGACGAATCAGACCGAGAAGGACTCAGAGTAGTCATAGAACTAAAAAGAGACGCCAACCCCGAAGTAGTGCAAAACAGAATATACAAAAGCACAACCCTAGAAACCACATTCGGAATAAACAACCTATCCATCGTAGATAACGAACCCGAAGTCCTATCACTAAAAGAAATGCTCCAACACTACATCGACCACAGAACAAACGTAGTGAAAAGACGAACCCAATACCTACTCAAAGGAGACGAAAAACGCCTACACATAGTAAAAGGATTAACACACGCAGTAGAAAACATCGACACCGTCCTAGAACTACTACAATCATCAGAAGGACGAAAAGACGCAATGCAAAAACTACAAACACAATACAACCTAACAGAAAAACAAACAAAAGCAATCCTAAACATGAGACTACAGAGACTAACAAAACTCGAAAAAGAATCACTAAAAAAAGAACACAAATCACTCAAAAAATCAATCGAACAATACAAAAACCTACTATCCAAACGCCAAAACCTACTCGACCGAGTGAAAAAAGAACTCGTAGAACTCAAAGAAAACCACGGAGACACACGAAAAACCCAAATAAAAGACGGAATGGAATCAATACAAGAAATAGACCTAATACCCAAAAAACAAGTCACAATATTCCTAACAGAACAAGGCTACATAAAAAGAACCCCACTATCCGAATACAGAATACAAAACAGAAGCGGAACAGGAATAATCGGAACAGACCTAAAACAAACAGACCAACTACGACAAATCACAACAGCATCCACACACGACATGCTACTACTATTCACAAACCAAGGAAACGTCTACTGGCTAGAAACATACCGAATACCCGAATACTCACGACGAAGCCGAGGAAAACCAATAGTAAACCTCCTACAACTAGACAAAAACGAAAAAATCACAACAATAATACCAACCAACAACCTCGAAAAAAACATAGACCTACTATTCACAACAAAACAAGGCTACATAAAAAGAACACCCCTAAAAAAATACAGCAACCCCCGAAAAACAGGAATAATAGCAATCGACCTAAAACCCAACGACCAACTAATAGACGTAAAAAAACTAGAAAAAAACCAAAAAATAATAATCGCAACAAAAAACGGCCAACTAACAAAATTCAACGAAACAGAAGTACGACCAACAGGCCGAAACACAATGGGCGTAATCGGAATGAGACTAGAACAAAACGACGAAGTCATCGGAGCAACAACAACAACCAACAACCAACACATACTCACAGTATCAGAAAACGGATACGGAAAACTAACACCAACCAAAAAATACAGACAAACACACAGAGGCTCAAAAGGCGTAATCACACTAAAAACAAACAAAAGAAACGGCAAAGTAAAAAAAATCGAAGCAGTAAACAAAAACCAATACCTAATGCTCGCAACCCAAAAAGGAATGACAATCAGAATACCAATAACAGACATATCAATACAATCAAGAAACACACAAGGAGTAAAACTAATGCAAACCAAAAACGACAAAATAACCGACATCCAACCAACACAAAACTAA